TGTGAGCTGGTCCATGTTTGTACTCCTACCTGTGAATGTACTGACATGCCTTGTAAGCTAGTATCTGTATATTTACTTGTAAGTTAGTATATGTGTACACAATCTATAAAATGTCTGTAGTTTAAATCCATGAAGTTATTCTCTGCATGATGTAGCACCCTGTGTTATTTGTGCTAGATCAGTCCTCCTCCATTTTACTGCGTATTTATAGCCATGACTTGTGAGCCAGTATACGTGCCTCTGTATATACACGTTGTGAGCCAGTATACGTGCCTCTGTATATACACGTTACATGGATGTGTATGTGCTTGTGATCTGGTGTATACGTATTTCACATGACTTGTAAGAAAGAGATTGAATTAAAGTTTGTCATGGTTGCATAGTTGGTTTACTCTATAGCTTGTGTAACTGACCTGTTTAATTTCCATTTTAGTCTTTCATAGTAGAATAAGCCAATTCTGGGACTATAGTGAGAGACCTGTAGTAGACTTATTTTATGCTTTCTCTTCCTCCATTGTTGCTTCAGATACTAATTGGATTATTTAGCAGCAGTTTATTCCCCAGAGCAGTACCTATAATGTAATTACATCTGTCTCTCTGGCTAATCTTACAGCAGACATACTGCTGCGCTATCACATGTTTTCAGAAAGCGGTTGTAAGTACTAGTTGGCTTTAGATTTCTATTACTATTTTGCTATTGTATGAAATATTTACCAGATTTAATAACATACTGTTTGGAAACCTGAAGAGAACTCTTCAGATTAGGTCTATTGCTCCCTTAGAGTTGGGATCACAGCCTCGTAAACAATATTCTTTGTGCTGCTTTCTTCTCTACCATTTGTATTTATGCATATATCTTCTCTGTTGCAGTTTTTCAGATGCATGCCAAGTTCCCGTTGAATGCCAGAAGTAGAGATCACTACAGATGGAGCTACAAAGTCAACATGGCACTAGCGGTTCATTAGTTGTCATCCAGCAGCCTTCTTTAGACAGCAGGCAGCGGTTGGAGTATGAACGGGAGGTTCAACCAGCCACCATCTTGTCTCTGGACCAGATCAAAGCTCTCCGGAGCAGGAACGAATATACAGAGGGCCCATCCATGGTGCGGAAACATGGGCCCAAAACTGCTCCACGGTACAGTAAGCAGGAGAGGACTCATGAAATCATACCAGTCAATGTGAATAATAACAATGAGCACAGACCCCTTCAGTTGCCTCACACGGGACATGTGTACATGGCAAGGGCTCCTGTGCTGAGTAGGTCAACCAGCACAGGAAGTGCCGCAAGTTCTGCGAGCACAAATAGTGCCTCTTCTGAACAAGAACTTTTGGGACAATCTCCACCTACCAGACACAACTCTGGCTACAGGACGGACAGGGTAGTCCGGATGCAACCTAAGGCATCTGCATTGGTAGTAGATGACCTAAAGAGCTCTTTAAAAGTGGACTCAACGCAACACAGGTTTATTTGTGAACAGTGTGGAAAGTGCAAATGTGCAGACTGCACAGCTCCAAGGACCCTACCATCACGCTTGGCTTGCAATGGTCAATGTCTTTGCTCTGCTGAGAGCATGGTGGAATACAGCACTTGTATGTGTCTAGTTAAAGCAACTTTCTACCACTGCTCTAATGACGATGAAGGCGATTCGTGTGCGGATAACCCTTGTTCTTGCAACCAATCACACTGCTGCTCTAGATACCTGTGTATGGGACTCATGTCCTTATTCTTACCATGCTTACTCTGCTACCCTCCTGCTAAGGGATGCCTTAAACTTTGTCGCAGTTGTTACGACAGAGCAAATCGCCCAGGTTGCCGATGTAAGAACTCAAATACTGTATATTGCAAACTGGATTATGTTCCACGAGGTCAGGGCAAGCCCTCCTGACTTTAAGCAGAGGGGGTTTCTGGACAACTTATGGATTTATTTGCTGTGTAGGCTCTGCGTATAAACATGTTTTCATAAGTACAACTATTAATCTAATGTTCTCCTTTGCCTGATTTCCACAGTAATTAACTTAGATGAGTTGTTGGCTTAGGCATATGCACATTTACACCATATCTGTTTTGAGGAAAGATGATACCTACTACATTTATTTTTACTTGTCTATTAGATAGTTTTGCAAATCACAGAAGTGGGGTCATCATAATATCCTGTTTAACAACGGTAAGACCTTACTCTTTGACTATGTGTAAGATAGCAAGTTAGGCATTCTCTGTAAGTTGCCTTTACGTTCCTGTTCATGGTATAGGGTTTTTATCAGTACGCAACAAGTGTGGCATTAGATAACCTATCTACGTTAAAGGACATTTAAATCAACCCCATCCTTTAATGTTCCTTTATCGGGCTCCTGTTACTAATGTGTTGTTTTCAGGTGGCAAAAAATGTAGTAGCCTTAACAAAATAAGTTCTTTTCCCCAGGGATCTGCTATTTTGTGTTTCCTGGTGGTGATCTGTTTTCCTCccccttgcctttttttttttttttttttttttttttttaccccctaaTATTTGTGTTTTATAATTGCCTTAGCCACAGCCTGGCtttttgtatattttatgtatAAATCACAAAAAATATTACTTATTTTTTAAGACAAAAGTCTGTTTGAACTTTTTTATTGTAAAGAATATTTATTATGTGAATCTATTATTTTATGATATTTATTTCAAAGGACAGAAATTACATTTGACTATAGCTATCAatacttacagaaaaaaataaggATGACACAAGAATATGTTAActataatgcaaaaaaatataattattaatgaaTATGTGTCTTACTTCATTATTTTGTCAAAGTCAACATCCCTCACACCATTATGGTCTGTTCCACTCTGTAGCATATATTTgggaatttaaatttttttttttttaatttaattaaaatgtacttttaacTTTTAAATGGGTTTTGCATTTGCTTTGATGTTTACACACCGTTTGCAATGTTTTTAGCGTACTTTTTGATTGTGTCTAGGTACTTATCTGAATGGACACCTAAATcttttgcagaaaaaaataatTGAAACTTTTCATCAGTGTCCATTTTATCTTTAAAatgttacatttttaaaaaaacaactTTGTTTAAGCATTTATGCATAGTAAAAATCTggaatctaatacagagatgtatggtcaaaaatgcttttttttttggtttagtatTTCTTTGCTAAAGAGATTTAAACGTATCTCTTACCCTTTCCATTTACTCACTAAACCAAAGTGTTCCATTGGTACAGCTGTGCCCATAGACTTGGATTTCcagcttccttttttttttttaatcgtaaTGTTAAGAATGTGTATTCTTTACACTGAGACGGGAAGAAATGTCACCCTTCATTTTAGAAGTGGGGACTTGCACTTAAGTAGAGGAGTCTTGTGACCTTTTGGAATGTTAAATGTTATACTGGTATGTCTAAAGTATTCTTTGACCTGGTCCAAATTAtccatattactatatattattAGTTTATACTTGGTTACACATTTTGTGTTATTTTTGTATTCTGTTTCATGTAATCAGCCACTTAAGTTAATGTACACCTTGAATAGTAATCGTATTATTTATTGGGAGGAAGATTAACTTTCGTTCAATGTGACATTTTTATTTATTGCATACTTTTTAAGGTTTATTAGGAAAGGGTACTTGCATATCCAAGctcatgtgctttttttttttttcttttctttttttttttaagcgcttTGCAAGTGGGGATATCTTGACTTCTGTGTGGGAGGAGGGGTATATAGGAGGTCAGGGATTTAAAACGCAGGCTGTTGCCAGTAATTGTTCCCGAAGGTTATAATTTCAGTGGTTTTCTTTGCATTGCTATTAAATTTCAAGGAAGAAGCAGCTGCCCTGGTGTTTCCTCTAGTTGGCATAGCTGTTTTTAGTGGATTCTTCTTGTTTTATGGACTGTTTCATGATGGCGCGCTAGTGGGTGATGTCTATGGATGAAGCAGCGCTGCGTTTGTCGTTTACCGCCTTAGTTTATTGTAAACATTCCGCAGAAGATTTCCTTGTGGTCCCACGTGAAACCACAGACTCATTGTGATATTGTGCCAGACTTGGCTGTGTTACATTTgcatgttctggctggtttgatagtaTAAAACACTGACGAATGCACGCTCCATACATACAAGTAGTTGAGCAAATGATGGCCTTGTTGTTAATGACTACACATAGGATATGGAAAGTGATCTATGCCTATATTGTCTTTACTGCTCGCTAATCTGTTCTTTCTGCAAAACAATTTCTGGATTTGTTGATTCTGGGAGCTGGGTGGAGCTGTGTGTCTGATTGCATAGATCAGGTTTCACAAGCTTGTTCTTAGAGGTTTGGAGATCATCAAAACTCTGCACATTTAGTGCCTAGGTTTAGGCACAAGGTATTCTCTAGATGTCTTTATTTAGGTTTTGCTAAATGGCTGCAGATTTCTCAAAGAAGAATACAAAAGCCCTAGACCTGTCCTTTATGTGAACATGTGCAAATCCCTGCTCCTGGAAGGATTCTGGGAAGATTTACAATCGGACGTAGAGCAGAGGAACCTGTCGGTACTAGAAACAACTTGTACCGGAAAGCTGGATTTGCATGAAGTCGGCATTTCTAAGCCATGTTTGCCTAGCTGAAGGCAGAACACTTCACTGCACAGAACTGTTTattataatagaaaaaaatatcaGAAGAATAAGTGTTACTAATAGTAATGTTATTGCTCTCCGAGTAATGCTAACTTTATTCTATTGCCATCTGCATTCAGTTGTTTAAAAATGAGGCGGCAATTTTTCTGAAACCAGAATTGTGGGGATGTGTGCTTTTGTGAAAAGGCCCCTAGCTGACGGGTTTTATGGTGCATGTTCCCCAGTAGTTCCATATTTGCTAACTAGATTAGTAAGTTTTTCCTTTTAAATCCGTTCCTGCTAGGTTATGTCGCCAAAGCTAGCAgcgctgagattgtttttttttttgttgttgttttttttttcttcttaatccTATTCATTATTTTCAATTGAATAATGGTCCTAATTTtactttaaggaaaaaaaaaaaaagttaatttatgagCAAGGTTTTGGATTATAAGCTTATTCTTTCCGTATGAAGCAATGCAGGCTGTTGGTTTATGCGATGTACTGTTTGTAATGTGAGCAGAAATGGATTTTATCAAGGAAAATATTAGCTTAAATGTGCTCATGTGCATTAGTCTAGTCTAAAGTTGATCAAAATGGAGGATTCCAtccttcatgtaaaaaaaaaaaccaaaaaccattCCTTGAAAGATCTTTCACTTTCATTGAACATGTGTATGGGTAACTTTGCTGAGTCACAGCCAATATGGATTAAAATTTGTATGACTTTCAGTATGTCTACCTCTGTATATGGCCATTTTTTTAGGGGGTCTCCCATGATGACTGATTTTATGTTAATCA
This region of Ranitomeya imitator isolate aRanImi1 chromosome 1, aRanImi1.pri, whole genome shotgun sequence genomic DNA includes:
- the SPRY1 gene encoding protein sprouty homolog 1, whose amino-acid sequence is MELQSQHGTSGSLVVIQQPSLDSRQRLEYEREVQPATILSLDQIKALRSRNEYTEGPSMVRKHGPKTAPRYSKQERTHEIIPVNVNNNNEHRPLQLPHTGHVYMARAPVLSRSTSTGSAASSASTNSASSEQELLGQSPPTRHNSGYRTDRVVRMQPKASALVVDDLKSSLKVDSTQHRFICEQCGKCKCADCTAPRTLPSRLACNGQCLCSAESMVEYSTCMCLVKATFYHCSNDDEGDSCADNPCSCNQSHCCSRYLCMGLMSLFLPCLLCYPPAKGCLKLCRSCYDRANRPGCRCKNSNTVYCKLDYVPRGQGKPS